A stretch of the Leptidea sinapis chromosome 17, ilLepSina1.1, whole genome shotgun sequence genome encodes the following:
- the LOC126969056 gene encoding growth hormone-inducible transmembrane protein-like, which yields MLSRMCVARSALHVTQSLKTPVPQKFVPRNYVIRNYARETRSRVATRTQPTIWERLMAPAGPNAFSMGKGALAGASAIGLVALCYYGSGVKPGTLQEAHLWPQYVKDRIKATYGYIAGSLIVTAGSAITVFRTPALLNLVARNGWMSIIATMALMIGSGMVVRGMDYTPGFGAKQVAWMVHTGIMGAVIAPICFLGGPILMRAAWYTAGVVGGLSTIAICAPSGEFLNMRAPLAMGLGAVFAASVAGMFLPPTTALGAGLYSLSLYGGLIVFGGFLLYDTQAIIKRAEMHPTYGFQPYDPINSAVSVYLDILNIFMRIAMILSGAGGNKRK from the exons ATGTTATCGCGAATGTGCGTAGCTCGATCTGCTTTGCATGTCACTCAGTCATTAAAAACGCCTGTGCCGCAGAAGTTTGTACCTCGAAACTACGTAATAAGGAATTATGCACGGGAAACCAGATCCCGTGTTGCTACAAGGACTCAACCAACAATATGGGAAAGGCTGATGGCTCCAGCTGGTCCCAATG CTTTCAGTATGGGAAAAGGTGCATTGGCTGGAGCTTCTGCTATTGGACTAGTGGCTCTTTGTTATTATGGTTCTGGAGTAAAACCAGGCACTCTACAGGAGGCACA CCTCTGGCCTCAATATGTAAAGGATAGAATCAAAGCAACATATGGCTACATAGCTGGATCATTGATAGTGACTGCAGGCAGTGCTATTACCGTGTTCAGGACTCCTGCACTGCTTAACTTAGTGGCTCGCAATGGTTGGATG TCAATCATAGCAACAATGGCTTTGATGATTGGTTCTGGAATGGTTGTCCGCGGCATGGATTACACTCCTGGTTTTGGCGCTAAGCAGGTGGCCTGGATGGTCCACACTGGGATCATGGGAGCTGTCATTGCTCCTATTTGCTTCCTTGGTGGACCAATACTTATGCGAGCTGCCTG gTATACTGCTGGTGTAGTGGGGGGTTTAAGCACAATAGCAATCTGCGCGCCCTCTGGCGAGTTCCTCAACATGCGCGCGCCTCTAGCCATGGGACTGGGTGCTGTGTTTGCTGCATCAGTGGCTGGCATGTTCCTTCCTCCCACCACTGCACTTGGAGCTG GACTTTATTCACTCAGTCTGTATGGCGGTCTGATAGTATTCGGCGGGTTCTTGTTGTATGATACACAGGCAATCATTAAACGAGCTGAGATGCACCCAACATATGGATTCCAGCCCTACGATCCGATTAACTC TGCTGTGTCCGTCTACTTGGATATCCTGAACATATTCATGCGTATTGCAATGATCTTGTCGGGCGCTGGTGGAAATAAGAGGAAGTAA
- the LOC126969037 gene encoding ranBP-type and C3HC4-type zinc finger-containing protein 1-like isoform X3, which yields MSPEAKLLQLVKLNKLMFRNISIWIEDKVATRGPILLKISRHSTLKDLRQIAEKMLGLEKRLQRWIVGITLCIDDTIKLDTVAGKDFKAPFYLCVVESENKNQSIGQKEFGSESNENATAIETSGPSSINTSREFYNELIKLEQQAIVSNSDSFECEVCMETCGVGKGAVLRDCIHTFCRECLGDVVRHCEEPIVSCPAIGCPGVLQEREIRALISEEDYDKWLARGLAVAESGTRNTFHCRTPDCTGWAFCEPGVRKFPCPVCKHTNCVPCLAVHEATTCEQYQRQLHETVTAAAGNTQTDEGTQELLNSLISRGEALECPECKSIITKKWGCDWVKCSACKTEICWITKGRRWGPGGKGDTSAGCRCGVDGKRCHPLCGYCH from the exons atgtcaCCCGAGGCAAAACTTCTGCAGCTAGTCAAACTGAACAAGTTAATGTTTCGTAA caTTTCTATTTGGATTGAAGACAAAGTCGCAACTAGAGGTccaattttactaaaaatatctCGACACAGTACGTTGAAAGATCTGAGACAGATAGCGGAAAAGATGTTGGGCTTAGAGAAACGATTACAAAGATGGATAGTGGGGATAACTCTATGTATAGACGATACAATAAAATTGGATACTGTGGCCGGGAAAGATTTCAAAGCACCTTTTTATTTATGCGTTGTAGAATCAG AAAACAAGAACCAATCAATTGGCCAGAAGGAATTTGGATCAGAATCGAATGAAAATGCGACAGCAATAGAAACAAGTGGACCTTCATCAATAAATACTTCAAGAGAATTTTATAATGAACTAATTAAGTTAGAACAGCAAGCTATAGTCTCGAATAGTGACAGTTTTGAATgtgaagtttgtatggaaacatGTGGCGTTGGCAAAGGTGCGGTTCTTCGCGACTGTATCCATACATTTTGTAGAGAATGTCTTGGTGATGTTGTGCGACACTGTGAAGAGCCAATCGTGTCTTGTCCAGCAATCGGATGTCCGGGAGTACTACAGGAACGGGAAATACGTGCACTAATTTCTGAAGAAGATTATGATAAGTGGTTGGCAAGAGGTTTGGCAGTTGCCGAAAGTGGTACTCGAAATACTTTTCACTGTCGTACCCCCGACTGTACTGGTTGGGCATTCTGCGAACCCGGAGTTCGAAAATTTCCTTGCCCTGTTTGTAAACACACAAATTGTGTACCTTGCCTG GCAGTACACGAAGCGACTACCTGTGAGCAATATCAAAGACAATTGCACGAAACGGTTACAGCAGCCGCTGGTAACACTCAAACCGATGAGGGTACACAAGAACTGCTCAACTCTCTCATCTCTCGTGGCGAGGCCCTCGAATGTCCTGAATGCAAGTCTATCATAACAAAGAAATGGGGATGCGACTGGGTGAAGTGTTCAGCATGTAAAACAGAAATCTGTTGGATAACAAAAGGACGGCGATGGGGCCCCGGCGGGAAAGGCGACACTAGCGCCGGCTGTCGTTGCGGCGTTGATGGAAAGCGTTGTCACCCATTATGCGGCTACTGTCATTGA